From the genome of Denticeps clupeoides chromosome 4, fDenClu1.1, whole genome shotgun sequence, one region includes:
- the LOC114788723 gene encoding activin receptor type-2B-like, which translates to MCDPRLTLALLWGTFCAGLSQGEVETRECIYYNENWRTELTNQSGLERCEGERDKRQHCYASWINSSGTIRLVKKGCWLDDFNCYDKQECVATEENPQVFFCCCEGNYCNEKFTHLPDTITPPVKISPPVPPPSLLSVLASSLLPLCVLSLVLLLAGWLYHQRKPPYGHVDLREDPGPPPPSPLDGLKPLQLLEIKARGRFGCVWKAQLMNEYVAVKIFPVQDKQSWQNERDIFLTPGMRHEHLLRFIAAEKRGTNLQMELWLISEFHERGSLMDYLKGHTVSWSELCLICETMCRGLAYLHEDLPYRADGPKPAIAHRDFKSKNVLLRADLNAVIADFGLAVRFEPGKPPGDTHGQVGTRRYMAPEVLEGAINFQRDAFLRIDMYAVGLVLWEVLSRSSAADGPVDEYMLPFEEQIGQHPSLEDLQEVVVHKKIRPFFKDCWLKHQGLAQFCETIEECWDHDAEARLSAGCVEERINQMSRVTGGNSTTSESLVSVVTSVANVDIPPKESST; encoded by the exons ATGTGCGACCCCCGACTGACTCTGGCACTTCTCTGGGGAACCTTCTGTGCAG GGCTCAGTCAGGGAGAGGTGGAGACAAGGGAGTGTATTTATTACAATGAAAACTGGCGGACAGAGCTGACCAACCAGAGTGGCCTGGAGCGCTGTGAGGGGGAGAGGGACAAGCGACAGCACTGTTATGCTTCCTGGATTAACTCTTCTGGAACAATCCGTCTGGTCAAGAAGGGCTGCTGGTTGGATGACTTCAATTGCTATGACAA GCAGGAATGTGTTGCCACGGAGGAGAACCCTCAGgtgttcttctgctgctgtgagGGGAACTATTGCAATGAGAAATTCACCCACCTGCCCGACACAATCACGCCACCAG TGAAGATCAGTCCTCCagtgcctcctccctccctgtTGAGTGTGCTGGCCTCCTCCCTTTTGCCACTCTGTGTCCTGTCTCTTGTTCTGTTACTGGCTGGATGGCTATATCACCAGCGCAAGCCCCCCTATGGACACGTGGATCTACGGGAG GATCCaggcccaccaccaccatctcctcTAGATGGTCTGAAGCCACTACAGTTGTTGGAGATCAAAGCTAGGGGGCGCTTTGGCTGTGTGTGGAAAGCCCAGCTGATGAATGAGTATGTGGCTGTGAAGATCTTCCCAGTTCAG GATAAACAGTCTTGGCAGAATGAGCGGGACATATTCCTGACGCCAGGGATGAGACATGAGCATCTTTTGCGGTTCATTGCAGCAGAGAAACGTGGAACAAACCTGCAGATGGAGCTGTGGCTCATCTCGGAGTTTCACGAGCGG GGCTCGTTGATGGACTACCTGAAGGGTCACACAGTGAGCTGGTCTGAGCTGTGTCTGATCTGTGAGACCATGTGTCGAGGACTGGCTTACCTGCATGAAGATTTGCCTTATAGAGCAGATGGTCCCAAACCAGCAATCGCACACAG GGATTTTAAGAGTAAGAATGTGCTGCTGAGAGCTGATCTGAATGCGGTTATCGCTGACTTTGGCCTGGCTGTTCGGTTTGAGCCTGGGAAgccacctggagacacacatGGCCAg GTGGGCACACGCCGCTACATGGCTCCTGAAGTACTGGAGGGCGCAATAAATTTCCAGCGCGACGCTTTTCTGCGTATCGACATGTACGCTGTGGGGCTGGTGCTGTGGGAGGTGCTGTCTCGCTCTTCAGCTGCTGATG GTCCTGTAGATGAGTACATGCTCCCATTTGAAGAGCAGATTGGCCAGCACCCCTCATTGGAGGACCTTCAGGAAGTTGTGGTCCACAAAAAGATAAGACCGTTCTTCAAGGACTGCTGGCTCAAGCATCAG GGTCTGGCCCAGTTCTGTGAGACCATAGAGGAATGCTGGGATCATGATGCTGAGGCTCGCCTGTCTGCAGGCTGTGTGGAGGAGCGGATCAACCAGATGTCCAGGGTAACCGGTGGCAACAGCACTACCTCAGAAAGCCTGGTCTCTGTGGTGACCTCGGTTGCTAACGTGGACATTCCACCCAAAGAGTCCAGTACGTGA
- the LOC114788956 gene encoding gamma-crystallin N-B-like, whose product MSQYSGKIVFYEGKCFTGRKLEVCGDCDNFQDRGFLNRVNSIRVESSAWVCYDNPDFKGQQYILERGEYPEFQSWNAHNDHMGSCRPIRMHGEHYRMELFEGPDFTGQCVELCEDCPFLQRRGFSKNCISSLRVFGDGAWVMYEEPNFHGCMYIVERGNYSTHTKWQAQNPNIQSIRRVVNYF is encoded by the exons ATGTCCCAGTACTCGGGAAAG ATAGTCTTTTACGAGGGGAAGTGCTTCACAGGGAGGAAGCTTGAGGTGTGCGGAGACTGTGACAACTTCCAGGACCGTGGATTCCTGAACCGAGTCAACTCCATCCGTGTTGAGAGCAGTGCCTGGGTCTGCTACGATAACCCTGATTTCAAGGGGCAGCAGTACATACTAGAGCGTGGAGAGTATCCAGAATTCCAGTCCTGGAATGCCCACAATGACCATATGGGATCTTGCAGGCCTATTAGGATG CATGGTGAACACTACAGAATGGAGCTGTTTGAAGGACCTGACTTCACTGGCCAGTGTGTGGAGCTGTGTGAGGACTGCCCTTTCCTTCAGAGGCGAGGTTTCAGCAAGAACTGCATCAGCTCCCTCCGGGTCTTTGGAGATGGCGC CTGGGTGATGTATGAGGAGCCAAACTTCCACGGCTGcatgtatattgtagagagagggaactacagcacacacacaaagtggcaAGCGCAGAATCCCAACATCCAGTCAATCCGCAGGGTGGTCAACTACTTCTGA